One window of the Perca flavescens isolate YP-PL-M2 chromosome 16, PFLA_1.0, whole genome shotgun sequence genome contains the following:
- the shc3 gene encoding SHC-transforming protein 3 produces the protein MLHRTKYNRFRNESVTSVDELLHGLSMNPKVSATPQSAAETSYTPPTEVQPSSTTTASSTPTSHGSDHLEDGGTTLCTLINKVSSLKFSNSGSLLGIKGLPSAVKDLAVSKLQGGGGSGSGCSSGPNPSAPTAAAAAACGVGGSLCSSASHSTPCSQLEPAVSMSKKSRLDELQLGGEDWHPGGGGGLVSKPSRGWLHSSEKISGPGVTYIVKYLGCIEVLRSMRSLDFTTRSQITREAISLVCEAVPGTKGALRKRKPPSKALSSILGKSNLQFAGMSINLNISTSSLNLMAPDCKQIIANHHMQSISFASGGDPDTTDYVAYVAKDPVNRRACHILECSDGLAQDVISTIGQAFDLRFQLYLQCPSSKLSSTHDRVLNMEELPWTEEEEESAEHPYYNNIPGKMPPPGGFIDTRLTNQNVAPDGCQMGPVSVDQTYYQGRHCGENWGDERKPIFIQQGSFDINSLPESKGQAPKTGEMPAYVNTQQIDAQVLAALQAEAENVTKGMAAAAKESPQKDLFDMKPFEDAIQSQSHPPTQGQVQSQVFSLQKEASVDNSSPLLVRSVAFRAQEELQGQTWYHGKMSRRDAEKLLKEDGDFLVRKSTTNPGSYVLTGMHNGLAKHLLLVDPEGTVRTKDHIFDSISHLIGHHRDNNLPIVSAGSELCLLQPVGRKQ, from the exons ATGCTTCACCGTACCAAATACAACCGCTTCAGGAATGAGTCAGTAACATCCGTCGATGAGCTTCTCCACGGCCTGTCCATGAACCCCAAGGTCTCGGCCACCCCCCAGTCTGCAGCCGAGACATCTTACACACCCCCAACTGAGGTCCAgccctcctccaccaccactgCTTCCAGCACCCCCACCAGCCACGGCTCTGACCACCTGGAAGATGGAGGCACCACCCTCTGTACCCTCATCAACAAGGTGTCCAGCCTGAAATTCAGCAACTCAGGCAGCTTGCTGGGCATCAAGGGTCTGCCCTCGGCTGTCAAGGACCTGGCTGTGTCTAAGCTGCAGGGGGGTGGGGGATCGGGCTCAGGCTGCTCCAGTGGCCCGAACCCCAGTGCgccgacagcagcagcagcagcagcctgtggTGTGGGCGGCTCTCTGTGCAGCTCGGCCTCCCATTCAACCCCCTGCTCGCAGCTAGAGCCAGCCGTCAGCATGAGCAAGAAGAGCAGGCTGGACGAGCTCCAGCTCGGCGGAGAGGACTGGCATCCAGGTGGAGGTGGTGGACTGGTGAGCAAACCCTCCAGAGGATGGCTGCACTCGAGTGAGAAGATCTCTGGTCCAGGAGTGACATACATTGTGAAG TATCTGGGCTGTATAGAAGTCCTTCGGTCGATGAGATCCCTGGATTTCACCACAAGATCACAAATTACAAG GGAAGCCATCAGCCTGGTGTGTGAGGCTGTTCCAGGGACCAAAGGAGCTCTGCGGAAGAGAAAG CCACCATCTAAAGCTCTGTCCAGTATCCTGGGGAAGAGCAACCTGCAGTTTGCTGGCATGTCCATCAACCTAAATATCTCCACCAGTAGCCTCAACCTGATGGCCCCTGACTGCAAACAG ATCATAGCCAACCATCACATGCAGTCCATCTCCTTTGCATCAGGTGGAGACCCC GACACAACCGATTATGTTGCCTATGTAGCAAAGGACCCCGTTAACAGAAGAG CATGCCACATCCTGGAGTGCTCTGACGGGCTGGCCCAGGACGTCATCAGCACCATCGGCCAGGCCTTTGACCTTCGCTTCCAGCTGTACCTGCAGTGTCCCTCAAGCAAATTGTCCTCCACACATGACAG GGTATTAAACATGGAGGAGTTACCAtggacagaggaagaggaggagtcaGCAGAACATCCTTACTATAACAACATCCCCGGCAAGATGCCACCCCCTGGAGGCTTCATCGACACCaggctgaccaatcagaatgtAGCGCCAGATGGATGCCAG ATGGGCCCAGTTTCAGTAGATCAGACATATTACCAAGGGCGGCACTGTGGAGAAAACTGGGGAGACGAAAGAAAGCCCATATTCATACAGCAGG GATCATTTGATATAAACAGTCTGCCCGAGAGTAAAGGTCAGGCCCCGAAAACAGGAGAGATGCCTGCTTATGTGAACACTCAGCAGATTGACGCCCAGGTGCTCGCAGCGCTCCAGGCCGAGGCGGAAAATGTGACGAAGGGCATGGCAGCTGCAGCCAAAGAGAGCCCACAGAAGGACCTGTTTGACATGA AGCCCTTCGAGGATGCCATTCAGTCGCAGTCCCATCCGCCGACCCAGGGCCAAGTCCAGTCCCAGGTCTTCAGTCTTCAGAAGGAAGCATCCGTGGACAACTCGAGCCCTCTTCTTGTTCGCTCGGTGGCCTTCCGGGCACAGGAGGAgctgcagggccagacgtggTACCATGGCAAAATGAGCCGCcgcgacgctgaaaaactactGAAAGAAGACGGGGACTTCCTGGTTCGTAAGAGCACTACTAACCCAGGGTCCTACGTACTGACGGGCATGCACAATGGACTTGCCAAACACCTACTGCTGGTGGACCCTGAGGGCACG GTACGGACAAAAGATCATATATTTGACAGCATTAGCCATCTTATTGGCCATCACCGCGACAACAATCTGCCGATTGTGTCAGCTGGGAGTGAACTGTGTCTCTTACAGCCTGTTGGAAGGAAACAGTGA